The following are from one region of the Vibrio rarus genome:
- a CDS encoding YheV family putative zinc ribbon protein: MKTRKRFIAGAQCPECSTTDSLRWWEVNNIEWVECVSCDFKEQRTPAVKPDQLQEQEMIGIFKPE; encoded by the coding sequence ATGAAGACTAGAAAACGATTTATTGCAGGAGCCCAATGCCCAGAATGCAGTACAACGGACAGTTTACGCTGGTGGGAAGTGAATAATATAGAGTGGGTAGAATGTGTCAGCTGTGACTTTAAAGAGCAGCGAACGCCAGCGGTAAAGCCAGACCAATTACAAGAACAAGAAATGATTGGGATCTTTAAACCAGAATAG